In one window of Bdellovibrio bacteriovorus W DNA:
- a CDS encoding hypothetical protein (COG0266 Formamidopyrimidine-DNA glycosylase): protein MPELPEVEVVRQGLEKILESKPVLKKVELKRPDLREPIPIKQIRTLEGLPITGVERRAKYLILWTPKGGMLSHLGMTGTWRVAPVGDERLHDHIYLHFENGMRLAYRDPRRFGYFDYIERLDSHPKLDHLGPEPLDRVFNGSSLWESLRGKKVALKVALMDQKVVVGVGNIYASEALYAAGVKPQLAAEKLSKERAHQVVAEIKRILKLSIRRGGSSISDFAQASGDSGYFQNEFKVYGREGELCPTCKGTIKAAVMGGRNTFWCPRCQK, encoded by the coding sequence ATGCCTGAACTTCCCGAAGTTGAAGTGGTCCGTCAGGGGCTTGAAAAAATCCTCGAATCCAAACCCGTCCTGAAAAAGGTGGAGCTGAAGCGGCCTGATTTGCGGGAGCCAATTCCCATAAAGCAGATTCGTACCTTAGAGGGGTTACCCATCACAGGGGTTGAGCGGCGCGCAAAGTATTTGATCTTGTGGACTCCCAAAGGAGGGATGCTTTCGCATTTGGGCATGACGGGAACATGGCGCGTTGCACCAGTAGGGGATGAGCGACTTCATGATCACATCTATCTTCATTTTGAAAATGGGATGAGGCTTGCGTATCGGGACCCGCGAAGATTTGGCTATTTTGACTATATTGAAAGGTTGGATTCTCACCCTAAGTTGGATCACTTGGGGCCCGAGCCATTGGATCGTGTCTTTAATGGATCGAGTTTATGGGAAAGTCTGCGTGGTAAAAAAGTCGCATTGAAGGTCGCTTTGATGGACCAAAAGGTTGTTGTCGGAGTCGGGAACATTTACGCCAGCGAAGCTCTTTATGCAGCAGGGGTAAAACCGCAGCTTGCCGCGGAAAAGCTATCCAAAGAACGGGCTCATCAGGTTGTTGCAGAAATAAAACGTATTTTGAAGTTATCCATTCGTCGGGGAGGATCTTCCATCAGTGACTTTGCACAAGCCTCTGGGGATTCGGGATATTTTCAGAATGAGTTTAAGGTTTATGGTCGCGAAGGGGAGTTGTGTCCGACCTGTAAAGGTACGATCAAGGCGGCAGTGATGGGTGGACGAAACACCTTCTGGTGCCCGCGTTGCCAAAAATAA
- the fadE gene encoding acyl-CoA dehydrogenase (COG1960 Acyl-CoA dehydrogenases) codes for MELLNSLHGYFCSEMPVLWVLGSLVLLLFIGFFSSPLIVWTIALAVMLWGFGAPIWLMIAFAVIAAIFNIPAIRTVLVTKGVFAIFKKFEFLPSISATEKAALDAGVVWVEKDLFSGKPNFSNLMQEPYPSLTAEEKAFMEGPVEKLCAMIDHWDIYKTKEIPEEIWNFIRKERFLGMIVPKEYGGLGFSALCHSEVIMKLSSRSLAVAIQVMVPNSLGPAELLAHYGTDAQKKHWLPRLADGTEIPCFGLTEPTAGSDAGSITSQGVLFKGEDGRIKIRLNWNKRWITLAAISSVIGLAFRLRDPENLLGKGEDVGITCALIPSSTPGVVLGRRHDPLNTAFYNCPTHGKDVVVDAEEAIVGGLSGAGGGWMMLMECLAAGRGISLPAQAAGGAKLATRVTSAHSVIRKQFGMPIGKFEGVEEPLARIGASTYTMEAMRLYCLGALDKGIKPGVITAMQKYYTTEMGRKVINDAMDIMGGAGISLGPRNLLAEIYIATPIGITVEGANIMTRTLIIFGQGALRAHPFAYEEVRAYEANDVRGFDRAFFGHIGHIVRNTCRAILLSCSRGYLAATPDCHPQMRVYFRRLSWTSATFALLADVAMGVLGGQLKMREKITGRFADILANMYIATSVLRRFEAEGRRKEDLAFVHYSLKNCMAEIQKGFDGIFDNLKIPGVRWFFKGWLGAWSRINSIGSQASDGWSHAIASAMMEEGGIRDRLTEGIYMPKNRDEQLGRLEYAFSVSLKADAAEKKIRKAIHTKVLPKQKPATLVDEAVAKNVITAEEGKLIQESNAVRYDAILVDDFNEEQYHANKVIP; via the coding sequence GTGGAACTACTCAACTCTTTACACGGATATTTCTGTTCAGAAATGCCGGTCCTTTGGGTCTTGGGCTCATTGGTATTATTATTGTTCATTGGATTCTTTAGCAGTCCTTTGATCGTTTGGACAATTGCCCTAGCAGTTATGCTTTGGGGATTTGGTGCACCTATCTGGTTGATGATTGCTTTTGCAGTGATTGCAGCGATTTTCAATATTCCAGCAATCCGTACGGTGCTGGTAACAAAGGGTGTTTTCGCCATTTTCAAAAAGTTTGAATTCTTGCCAAGCATCTCTGCAACTGAAAAGGCAGCATTGGATGCAGGGGTTGTGTGGGTAGAGAAAGATCTTTTCTCTGGTAAACCAAACTTCTCGAACTTAATGCAAGAGCCGTATCCAAGCCTAACAGCGGAAGAAAAAGCCTTCATGGAAGGTCCCGTTGAAAAGCTTTGTGCAATGATCGATCACTGGGATATTTATAAAACTAAAGAAATTCCAGAAGAGATCTGGAACTTTATTCGTAAAGAGCGCTTCCTAGGTATGATCGTTCCTAAAGAATACGGCGGACTGGGTTTCTCAGCTCTTTGTCACTCTGAAGTGATCATGAAACTTTCTTCTCGATCATTGGCTGTTGCGATTCAAGTGATGGTTCCAAACTCTTTGGGTCCTGCTGAGTTACTGGCACACTACGGAACAGATGCTCAGAAAAAACATTGGTTGCCACGTCTTGCTGACGGAACCGAAATCCCATGCTTTGGTTTAACAGAGCCGACGGCGGGTTCTGATGCAGGTTCAATCACTTCTCAAGGTGTTTTATTTAAAGGTGAAGACGGGCGTATCAAAATCCGTTTGAACTGGAATAAGCGTTGGATCACTCTAGCGGCGATCTCTTCTGTGATCGGTCTTGCGTTCCGTCTTCGTGACCCAGAGAATCTTTTGGGTAAAGGTGAAGACGTAGGTATCACTTGTGCTTTGATTCCTTCATCGACTCCAGGAGTTGTTCTTGGTCGTCGTCATGATCCATTGAATACTGCTTTCTATAACTGCCCAACACACGGTAAAGACGTGGTTGTCGATGCTGAAGAAGCTATCGTAGGTGGTTTAAGCGGAGCTGGTGGCGGTTGGATGATGCTTATGGAGTGTCTAGCGGCAGGCCGTGGTATTTCTCTTCCTGCACAAGCAGCCGGTGGAGCTAAGCTTGCGACACGCGTGACTTCTGCTCACTCTGTTATTCGTAAACAGTTCGGTATGCCAATTGGTAAGTTCGAAGGTGTTGAAGAGCCTCTAGCTCGCATCGGTGCTTCAACTTATACAATGGAAGCGATGAGATTGTACTGCTTAGGTGCTCTTGATAAAGGTATCAAGCCAGGCGTTATCACAGCGATGCAGAAATACTATACGACTGAAATGGGTCGTAAAGTTATTAACGACGCTATGGACATCATGGGCGGAGCTGGTATCTCTTTAGGTCCCCGCAACTTGTTAGCTGAAATTTATATTGCAACTCCAATCGGTATCACGGTTGAAGGTGCTAACATTATGACTCGTACATTGATCATCTTTGGTCAAGGTGCTCTTCGTGCGCATCCATTTGCTTATGAAGAAGTTAGAGCCTACGAAGCGAACGACGTTCGTGGTTTCGATAGAGCGTTCTTCGGTCATATCGGTCACATCGTAAGAAATACTTGCCGTGCGATCTTGTTATCTTGCTCAAGAGGTTATTTAGCTGCGACTCCGGATTGTCACCCGCAAATGCGCGTTTACTTCCGTCGTCTATCTTGGACTTCAGCGACGTTTGCATTATTAGCTGACGTGGCAATGGGTGTTCTTGGCGGTCAGTTAAAAATGCGTGAGAAAATCACAGGTCGTTTTGCTGATATCTTAGCTAATATGTATATCGCAACTTCTGTTCTTCGCCGTTTTGAAGCTGAAGGTCGTCGTAAAGAAGATCTAGCTTTTGTTCACTACAGCCTTAAAAACTGTATGGCAGAAATCCAAAAAGGTTTCGATGGTATCTTTGATAACTTAAAGATCCCAGGAGTTCGTTGGTTCTTCAAAGGTTGGTTAGGTGCTTGGTCACGTATCAACTCTATTGGCTCACAGGCTTCTGACGGTTGGTCACACGCTATTGCGTCAGCAATGATGGAAGAAGGCGGAATCCGTGATCGTCTGACGGAAGGCATCTACATGCCGAAAAATCGTGACGAACAATTAGGTCGTCTTGAGTATGCATTCTCTGTCTCTTTAAAAGCAGACGCTGCTGAGAAGAAAATCAGAAAAGCGATTCATACTAAAGTTCTTCCTAAGCAAAAACCTGCAACTTTAGTTGATGAAGCTGTTGCAAAGAACGTAATCACAGCGGAAGAAGGCAAGTTGATTCAAGAATCAAATGCTGTTCGTTATGATGCGATCTTGGTTGATGATTTTAACGAAGAACAATACCACGCCAACAAAGTAATCCCTTAG
- a CDS encoding ABC transporter, substrate binding protein (COG0747 ABC-type dipeptide transport system, periplasmic component), translated as MFNSFRKATIVAAGLTLAVSASAAPTNAELKIGISQEFETLNPLIMSMSASSYMYRMVGRSLVNLTPDGKWVTQLAKEIPSLEKGTAKIITEGGKKKITADWEIVEGAKWGDGKPVICEDFKTSHKIATSPNVSVGEKEMWTQVEKIDIDPKNPKKCTFKYDKAKWDFYQLAQFFPLPTHIEMPIFDKYGSQKEGYEKNSAYVRNSTNPGLYNGPYVITDVKLGSHISFAQNPHFYGKPANIKKVIVKLIPNTGTLEANLRSGTIDMISTLGLDFDQALAFEKKAKAEKLNYDVHFVPSITYEHIDFNLDAPIFKDVNVRKAFLYAINRDDLIKALFEGKQEVAIHNTSPKDPWFTNDPTKITVYRYSKREAGKLLDQAGWTMGKDGYRYKDGKKLSVVFQTTAGNKTRELVQVYLQNQWKQSGIEVLIKNEPARVFFGDTMNKRKFEGLALYAWLSSPENSPRSTTSSKAIPTAANGWSGQNYPGWKNAEVDKALDAIDVEFSAAKRKELVTGILKAYTEDVPVLPLYYRSDISVTPKNLKGYKMSGHQFHETNNIEDWNLN; from the coding sequence ATGTTTAACAGTTTTAGGAAAGCGACAATTGTTGCAGCGGGATTAACCCTTGCTGTATCTGCTTCTGCAGCTCCCACGAATGCTGAATTAAAAATCGGTATCTCTCAAGAGTTTGAAACCCTTAATCCACTTATCATGTCGATGTCAGCATCATCTTATATGTATAGAATGGTGGGACGTTCTTTAGTGAACCTGACTCCAGACGGAAAATGGGTTACTCAATTAGCAAAAGAAATTCCATCTCTTGAAAAAGGCACGGCAAAAATTATCACTGAAGGTGGTAAAAAGAAAATCACGGCTGATTGGGAAATCGTCGAAGGCGCAAAATGGGGCGATGGAAAACCTGTTATCTGTGAGGACTTCAAAACATCTCATAAGATTGCGACAAGCCCTAACGTAAGTGTGGGTGAAAAAGAAATGTGGACTCAAGTTGAGAAAATCGACATTGATCCAAAAAATCCAAAAAAATGTACTTTCAAATACGACAAAGCAAAATGGGACTTCTACCAACTTGCGCAGTTCTTCCCATTGCCTACACATATTGAAATGCCTATTTTTGATAAATACGGCTCTCAAAAAGAAGGCTACGAGAAAAACTCTGCCTACGTAAGAAACTCTACGAACCCAGGTCTTTACAACGGTCCTTATGTGATCACTGATGTTAAGCTAGGTTCGCATATCTCTTTTGCACAAAATCCGCATTTCTACGGAAAGCCTGCAAATATTAAAAAAGTTATCGTGAAGTTGATTCCTAATACAGGAACTCTTGAAGCGAACCTTCGTTCGGGCACGATTGATATGATTTCAACGTTAGGCTTAGATTTTGACCAAGCTTTAGCATTTGAAAAGAAAGCGAAAGCTGAAAAACTGAACTACGACGTTCATTTTGTTCCTTCGATCACTTACGAGCACATCGACTTCAATCTTGATGCTCCGATCTTTAAAGACGTCAATGTACGTAAAGCATTTCTTTACGCAATTAACAGAGACGATCTAATCAAAGCTCTTTTTGAAGGCAAACAAGAAGTTGCTATTCACAATACATCTCCAAAAGATCCTTGGTTCACGAACGATCCAACGAAGATCACAGTTTATCGCTACTCTAAGCGCGAAGCTGGAAAACTTCTTGATCAAGCTGGCTGGACAATGGGTAAAGACGGTTACCGCTATAAAGATGGTAAAAAGCTTTCAGTTGTTTTCCAAACAACTGCAGGTAATAAAACTCGCGAGCTGGTACAAGTTTATTTACAAAACCAATGGAAGCAATCTGGTATCGAAGTTCTTATCAAGAACGAACCAGCACGTGTATTCTTTGGCGACACTATGAACAAACGTAAGTTCGAAGGTCTTGCTCTTTATGCATGGTTGTCTTCTCCGGAAAACAGCCCACGCTCGACAACTTCAAGCAAAGCGATTCCAACTGCTGCGAATGGTTGGTCTGGTCAGAACTACCCAGGTTGGAAAAATGCCGAAGTAGACAAAGCTCTTGATGCAATCGACGTTGAGTTCAGCGCTGCAAAACGCAAAGAGTTAGTTACTGGAATTCTTAAAGCTTATACGGAAGATGTTCCTGTATTACCTTTGTACTACCGCTCTGATATCTCTGTAACTCCGAAAAACTTAAAGGGTTACAAAATGTCAGGACACCAATTCCACGAAACGAATAATATCGAAGACTGGAATCTTAACTAA
- a CDS encoding putative periplasmic protease (COG0616 Periplasmic serine proteases (ClpP class)), whose product MDALQSIGVFAAQTFLIVFAIVAIILVIAMVASRKAHKAELDVELVHRKYKRFGQVLKSYTLTSKADRKQFKKDLKQEDKKQEELEANANKKVYLIDFEGDVKASAVDNLREEVSAILAAASAEDEVVVRVESPGGVVHGYGLAASQLLRIRDKGLQLTVCVDKVAASGGYMMACTANKILCAPFAIVGSIGVVAQVPNLHRTLKRFDVDYKEYTAGDYKRTVSLLGEITPKGEEKFKEQLEETHVLFKSFVQKLRPHIEIEKIATGEYWYGEQALQKNLVDVIRTSDDYLMELSEKHQIIKVQFEQRESISDKLTGIIGKALKQGGTSIVEELESRKYL is encoded by the coding sequence ATGGACGCACTGCAGAGTATCGGAGTATTTGCGGCTCAAACATTTTTAATCGTATTTGCCATTGTTGCCATTATTTTGGTCATTGCAATGGTCGCTTCCCGCAAAGCCCATAAAGCGGAACTCGATGTGGAGCTTGTACATCGTAAATACAAACGCTTCGGCCAAGTACTTAAATCCTATACTTTAACTTCTAAAGCGGATCGCAAACAGTTCAAGAAAGATCTTAAGCAAGAAGATAAAAAACAAGAAGAACTCGAAGCCAACGCTAATAAAAAAGTTTATCTCATTGATTTCGAAGGCGACGTAAAAGCAAGTGCTGTCGACAACTTGCGCGAAGAAGTGAGTGCTATTCTTGCAGCAGCCTCGGCTGAAGATGAAGTCGTTGTGCGCGTGGAAAGTCCCGGCGGCGTCGTGCATGGTTATGGACTGGCGGCCTCTCAACTTTTAAGAATTCGTGACAAGGGTCTTCAATTAACTGTTTGCGTAGATAAAGTGGCTGCAAGCGGCGGTTATATGATGGCGTGCACAGCAAATAAGATTCTCTGCGCCCCTTTTGCAATTGTTGGCTCTATTGGCGTGGTTGCTCAAGTTCCTAACTTACACCGCACTTTGAAGCGCTTTGACGTGGACTACAAAGAATACACAGCCGGTGATTACAAACGCACCGTCAGCCTATTGGGTGAGATCACACCTAAAGGTGAAGAAAAGTTCAAAGAACAATTAGAAGAAACTCACGTTTTATTCAAATCCTTCGTTCAAAAGCTGAGACCTCATATTGAAATTGAAAAAATCGCGACAGGTGAATACTGGTATGGCGAACAGGCCTTACAAAAGAACCTTGTCGATGTTATTCGTACCAGCGACGACTATTTAATGGAGCTTTCTGAAAAACACCAAATCATCAAAGTTCAATTTGAACAGCGTGAAAGCATCAGCGACAAACTCACTGGGATTATCGGCAAGGCTTTAAAACAAGGTGGCACATCCATCGTTGAAGAGCTTGAAAGCCGTAAGTATTTATAA
- a CDS encoding putative oligopeptide transport system ATP-binding protein (COG0444 ABC-type dipeptide/oligopeptide/nickel transport system, ATPase component), with protein MQNPVLEVKNLETTFQTNAGPVRAVNNVSYTIHKGQTLGIVGESGCGKSVTSYSLMRLIEKPGRVTGGQTLLNGRDLLKLSEADMEEVRGGEMAMIFQEPMTALNPVMTIGRQMDEQIMRHKKCSPQESKERAIEMLKVVGIPSPEERYHSYPHQLSGGMRQRAMIAMALSCDPQFLIADEPTTALDVTIQAQILELIQGLQEKLNMTVQFITHDLGVISEISDRVMVMYGGQTCEQSDTQELFLNPRHPYTAALIASRPKFGERVSRLTTIEGSVPAPYELPLGCPFVNRCTRVKSECAAHKPPLNEIKPGHTVACFNPL; from the coding sequence GTGCAGAATCCAGTTCTTGAAGTTAAAAACTTAGAGACCACTTTCCAAACAAACGCGGGACCTGTCCGCGCCGTTAACAACGTCAGCTACACAATCCACAAGGGTCAAACTTTAGGAATTGTTGGAGAGTCTGGCTGTGGAAAGTCTGTAACCTCTTATTCGCTTATGCGCCTGATTGAAAAACCTGGACGCGTAACTGGTGGACAAACTCTTTTGAATGGCCGTGATCTTCTGAAGCTTTCAGAAGCCGATATGGAAGAAGTTCGCGGTGGCGAAATGGCGATGATCTTCCAAGAGCCTATGACGGCCTTGAATCCAGTGATGACTATAGGTCGTCAAATGGATGAACAAATCATGCGCCACAAAAAGTGCTCGCCTCAAGAATCAAAAGAACGTGCCATAGAAATGCTCAAAGTCGTGGGCATTCCTTCTCCGGAAGAGCGTTACCACTCTTACCCTCACCAACTTTCTGGTGGTATGAGACAAAGAGCAATGATTGCCATGGCTCTTTCTTGCGATCCCCAGTTTCTAATTGCCGATGAGCCGACAACGGCTTTGGACGTAACCATTCAAGCTCAGATTCTTGAGCTGATTCAAGGTCTGCAAGAAAAACTAAATATGACAGTTCAGTTCATCACCCATGACCTTGGAGTTATTTCTGAGATCTCTGATCGCGTGATGGTGATGTATGGTGGACAAACTTGCGAGCAGTCTGACACACAAGAGCTGTTCCTAAACCCAAGACATCCTTACACGGCAGCCTTGATCGCTTCTCGCCCTAAGTTTGGCGAAAGAGTCTCGCGCTTAACAACCATCGAAGGAAGCGTTCCTGCTCCTTACGAATTGCCATTGGGGTGCCCGTTTGTGAATCGCTGCACACGCGTTAAGTCAGAGTGTGCTGCACATAAACCGCCATTGAATGAAATTAAACCAGGTCACACTGTTGCCTGCTTCAATCCACTGTAA
- a CDS encoding dipeptide transport system permease protein DppB (COG0601 ABC-type dipeptide/oligopeptide/nickel transport systems, permease components), with protein MSTFITRRILQTLLVIVALSFVCFYLMSLMPGDPVDMMVASNPKITAEDVARLKSLYGLDQPVYKRYASWMGAILQGDLGYSRTYRVPVQELMGPRLWNTFLLSFISLGLSILVAIPLGVISALKPGSRTDYFVNLFSFAGISIPSFWLAIVLIIIFAVKFPILPAGGTQSIGEPMGFWADMMDRGKYLILPVLSLAIQQIGRFARFTRSAMLEAMRNDFIRTARAKGLSKNAVIWEHGFRNALIPLITILALSFSGLFSGAILTETVFAYQGVGKLVYDSIIGNDYNVAMISFVISVSMVLLMNLVADIAYGFADPRISYQ; from the coding sequence ATGTCCACATTTATCACACGCAGAATTTTGCAAACACTCTTAGTGATTGTTGCACTATCCTTCGTCTGCTTCTACTTGATGAGCCTTATGCCAGGTGATCCGGTAGATATGATGGTGGCCTCTAACCCTAAAATCACTGCTGAAGACGTTGCTCGTTTGAAGTCGCTTTACGGTTTAGACCAACCAGTCTACAAACGTTATGCTTCTTGGATGGGTGCAATCCTTCAAGGTGATTTAGGATATAGCCGTACTTACCGTGTTCCGGTGCAAGAGCTTATGGGCCCACGCCTCTGGAACACGTTCTTGCTCTCTTTTATTTCTTTAGGACTGTCGATTCTAGTCGCCATTCCTCTAGGAGTGATCTCGGCGCTTAAACCAGGTAGTCGCACGGATTATTTCGTGAACTTATTTTCTTTTGCGGGGATCTCAATCCCTTCGTTCTGGTTGGCGATTGTTCTCATTATTATTTTTGCTGTAAAGTTCCCTATTCTTCCAGCTGGGGGAACTCAGTCTATCGGCGAGCCGATGGGTTTTTGGGCGGATATGATGGATCGAGGTAAATACCTCATCCTTCCAGTTCTAAGCCTTGCGATTCAACAAATTGGTCGCTTTGCAAGATTCACTCGTTCTGCCATGCTAGAGGCCATGAGAAATGACTTTATCCGCACAGCTCGCGCAAAGGGTCTTTCAAAAAATGCCGTCATTTGGGAACACGGGTTCCGAAATGCACTTATTCCTTTAATTACTATTCTTGCTCTGAGCTTCTCGGGTTTATTCTCGGGTGCGATTTTGACTGAGACTGTTTTTGCTTATCAAGGAGTTGGTAAACTTGTTTACGACTCTATCATTGGTAACGATTACAACGTCGCGATGATTTCATTTGTTATCTCCGTCAGCATGGTTCTTTTAATGAACTTGGTTGCCGATATTGCTTACGGTTTCGCCGACCCAAGAATCTCTTATCAATAG
- a CDS encoding oligopeptide ABC transporter, ATP-binding protein (COG4608 ABC-type oligopeptide transport system, ATPase component) encodes MSDILLEAKNIKKHFPIRKGLLLKEVASVKAVDDVSLYVRKGETLGLVGESGCGKSTLGRTLIRLYEPTAGDITFDGKDFLNLKGEALRLQRKNIQMIFQDPYASLDPRMTVGQIIRQPMDIHNVGTTEERSKRVEELIELVGLRKAHINRYPHEFSGGQRQRISIARSIALNPELIICDEPVSALDVSIQAQILNLLKDLQEKLNLTYIFISHDLSVIEHTCDRIAVMYLGKIVEVAPREELFKNPQHPYTKALIGAIPRVGQGKKKIKRSLSGEVPSPINPPKGCAFHPRCAYKMDVCSKDTPLLRGTDIHQRACWLEKIPSEQPETV; translated from the coding sequence ATGAGTGATATTTTATTAGAAGCAAAAAATATTAAAAAGCACTTCCCGATTCGCAAAGGTCTTCTTCTTAAAGAAGTGGCTAGCGTTAAAGCTGTGGATGATGTCTCTTTATATGTTCGCAAAGGTGAAACTTTAGGCCTTGTTGGAGAGTCTGGTTGTGGAAAATCCACTTTAGGTAGAACTCTTATTCGCCTCTATGAGCCGACGGCTGGCGATATCACTTTTGATGGCAAAGACTTTTTAAATTTAAAGGGTGAAGCTCTTCGCCTTCAACGCAAAAACATTCAAATGATTTTCCAAGATCCCTATGCATCTTTGGACCCCCGCATGACAGTGGGACAAATCATTCGTCAACCCATGGACATCCATAATGTTGGAACCACTGAAGAACGCAGCAAGCGTGTTGAAGAGTTGATTGAACTTGTGGGACTTCGCAAAGCCCATATCAATCGCTACCCGCATGAATTTTCTGGCGGCCAAAGACAGCGTATCAGCATTGCCCGCTCAATTGCGTTGAATCCAGAACTTATTATTTGTGATGAACCCGTCAGTGCCTTGGACGTTTCAATCCAAGCGCAAATCTTGAATCTATTAAAAGACCTTCAAGAAAAGCTTAATCTTACTTATATTTTTATTTCCCACGATCTTTCCGTGATCGAACACACTTGTGACCGTATTGCTGTGATGTATTTAGGAAAAATTGTCGAAGTTGCTCCCCGCGAGGAACTTTTCAAAAATCCTCAACATCCTTACACTAAGGCTTTAATCGGGGCGATTCCTCGCGTGGGCCAAGGAAAGAAGAAAATCAAACGTTCTCTATCGGGCGAAGTACCAAGCCCTATCAACCCACCAAAGGGTTGTGCGTTTCACCCACGCTGTGCCTACAAAATGGATGTGTGCTCAAAGGACACTCCACTTTTACGCGGTACAGACATCCACCAACGGGCGTGTTGGTTAGAGAAAATTCCAAGCGAACAGCCGGAAACAGTTTAA
- a CDS encoding putative PilL protein (COG0784 FOG: CheY-like receiver), translating to MVVETTSSLEKQHSARVLVIDDNLDSVKLMSHILDHYKCDVTMAFDGQDAIPLLINRQFDLVILDWQMPQMGGRDTLLLMDRLLNEKGVKVRKPIPVVIYTGHSEEELDLPLIKHFAYTGFINKKQSFSSMMRSFNFILRSLT from the coding sequence ATGGTGGTTGAAACGACTTCATCCTTAGAAAAACAGCATTCAGCAAGAGTGCTCGTCATTGATGACAATCTTGATTCTGTTAAACTCATGTCTCATATTTTGGATCACTATAAGTGCGATGTAACAATGGCCTTTGACGGCCAAGATGCAATTCCACTACTTATCAACCGACAATTTGATTTAGTGATCTTAGATTGGCAAATGCCTCAAATGGGCGGCCGCGATACTCTTTTGCTCATGGACCGCCTCTTAAACGAAAAAGGCGTAAAGGTACGCAAACCTATTCCCGTCGTTATCTACACGGGTCACAGCGAAGAAGAACTCGATTTACCTCTAATCAAACACTTCGCCTACACAGGGTTCATCAACAAAAAACAATCTTTTAGCTCGATGATGCGCTCCTTCAACTTCATCCTGCGCTCCCTCACATAA